A section of the Eriocheir sinensis breed Jianghai 21 chromosome 62, ASM2467909v1, whole genome shotgun sequence genome encodes:
- the LOC126986729 gene encoding NOP protein chaperone 1-like, with the protein MAAPVNTSSDLLAVTGDGSTRSVVENLLKQPDRRPPQDKPRTFKVARSPLLDQLQTFLPEFQRSTEQLLSQPPQQLHHLSVENTDDDARVVEMNLLLGQGAPKDRGDDGQGIHNSGEETSDSDSDDDLLQTRRVTAENLQLPGEVQGKRQQSLIQVVSESCEREEELSDGEVTVASSASGER; encoded by the exons atgGCGGCGCCCGTAAACACGTCCTCGGACCTGCTGGCTGTGACGGGGGACGGCA GCACCAGGAGTGTGGTGGAGAACCTGCTGAAACAACCTGACAGACGACCTCCACAGGACAAGCCACGAACTTTTAAAGTAG CCAGGAGTCCCCTGCTGGACCAACTACAGACCTTCTTGCCAGAGTTTCAACGGTCCACTGAGCAGCTACTGTCCCAGCCTCCACAGCAGCTGCACCATCTCAGTGTCGAGAACACAGATGATGATGCCAGAGTTGTAGAGATG AACCTCCTGTTGGGGCAAGGAGCACCCAAGGACAGAGGGGATGATGGGCAAGGCATCCACAATTCAGGGGAGGAGACTAGTGACAGTGACTCAGATGATGACCTGCTGCAGACAAGAAGAGTGACAGCTGAGAACCTGCAACTGCCCGGTGAAGTTCAAGGCAAGCGGCAGCAAAGCCTCATACAGGTGGTGTCTGAGAGctgtgaaagggaggaggaactgTCTGATGGAGAGGTGACAGTGGCATCTTCAGCCTCTGGGGAGCGATGA